Proteins from a single region of Thermococcus alcaliphilus:
- a CDS encoding DUF3783 domain-containing protein, with the protein MILIIGFEQDEVSRVREILSEFDIYEVPEYCRDWVVEEVVAKAPTFQGSGNWHWKKFIIMHNLSNEEVKKVIKGVRSQGINPIFATTTPTSLTWKLEDLLDELIREDEYFRKLREEKQKMKSFYLDIGKS; encoded by the coding sequence ATGATACTCATAATAGGGTTTGAGCAGGATGAAGTTTCCAGGGTGAGAGAGATCTTAAGTGAGTTCGACATTTATGAGGTCCCGGAATACTGCAGGGACTGGGTTGTGGAGGAAGTTGTAGCAAAGGCCCCTACTTTCCAAGGAAGCGGCAACTGGCACTGGAAAAAGTTCATCATAATGCACAACCTCTCAAATGAAGAGGTAAAGAAGGTTATTAAGGGGGTTCGCTCTCAAGGAATTAACCCAATCTTTGCAACCACAACGCCCACGTCCCTAACGTGGAAGCTTGAAGACCTTCTTGATGAGCTCATTCGAGAGGATGAATACTTTAGAAAGCTAAGAGAGGAAAAGCAAAAGATGAAATCCTTTTATCTCGACATAGGGAAAAGTTAA